Proteins from one Chryseobacterium arthrosphaerae genomic window:
- a CDS encoding NAD(P)/FAD-dependent oxidoreductase, which yields MKNVEYIIVGDGYAGLFLAHQLIKNNKSFVIFSEGRKSASQVSAGIINPVVLKKFTTFWKAQEQIDFLKDSLNEIKSYTGENYLINAPIHRIFHDENEQNLWLKKSANEELSHFLDQNFDRLNMVKNDFLTGKVNQSARLDVNGFFTGLFNYFEKNDHLVKEKFDYTKLDPSGSTYKDFIFKQVIFCEGMGVKDNPFFSEISVNPNKGHHIKVKLSQPIPDNITIKKKHFLFPTGNGLYFYGGTYDREQLHHHIDESAVAQLVKGLSEFYPYDFEVEEVHFGFRPTVKDRRPIIGRHPTCHNLYVFNGLGARGILNGCYFSRDLFRFIEENIPLHEEVSLNRFQQQ from the coding sequence ATGAAAAATGTAGAGTATATTATTGTAGGTGACGGGTATGCAGGGTTGTTTTTAGCACATCAGCTGATTAAGAATAACAAATCGTTTGTAATCTTCTCAGAAGGAAGAAAAAGTGCTTCACAGGTTTCTGCCGGGATTATCAATCCGGTAGTTCTTAAAAAATTTACCACTTTCTGGAAAGCACAGGAACAGATTGACTTCCTTAAGGACAGCCTTAATGAAATCAAATCATATACAGGAGAAAATTATCTGATTAACGCTCCTATTCACAGGATTTTTCATGACGAAAATGAACAGAACCTTTGGCTGAAAAAATCAGCCAATGAAGAACTTTCCCACTTTCTCGACCAAAATTTTGATCGTTTAAATATGGTAAAAAACGACTTTCTCACAGGAAAGGTCAATCAGTCTGCCAGGCTTGATGTTAATGGATTTTTTACCGGTTTATTTAATTATTTTGAAAAAAACGATCATTTGGTAAAAGAAAAGTTCGATTACACAAAACTGGACCCTTCCGGATCCACTTATAAAGATTTTATTTTTAAGCAGGTTATCTTTTGTGAAGGAATGGGGGTGAAAGATAATCCGTTCTTTTCTGAAATTTCTGTAAATCCTAACAAAGGACATCATATCAAAGTAAAACTTTCTCAGCCGATCCCGGACAATATTACCATCAAAAAGAAACATTTTTTATTTCCAACCGGAAACGGGCTGTATTTTTATGGGGGAACTTATGACAGGGAGCAGCTTCACCATCATATTGATGAGTCGGCAGTGGCGCAGTTGGTCAAAGGGCTTTCTGAATTTTATCCTTACGATTTTGAAGTGGAGGAAGTACATTTTGGGTTCCGTCCTACTGTGAAAGACAGGAGGCCGATCATCGGGAGACATCCAACCTGTCATAATCTTTATGTTTTCAATGGATTGGGTGCCCGTGGAATTCTGAACGGATGTTATTTTTCAAGAGATTTATTCCGTTTTATAGAGGAAAATATTCCTTTGCATGAAGAAGTTTCTTTAAACAGATTTCAACAGCAATAA
- the glmS gene encoding glutamine--fructose-6-phosphate transaminase (isomerizing) has product MCGIVGYTGFQDAYEIVINGLRRLEYRGYDSAGIVLEGSNNKFEVEKTKGKVEDLVNISKDLKGTAKIGMGHTRWATHGVPSDRNSHPHLSNNGKIAIVHNGIIENYDTIKTMLTEKGFTFKSETDTEVLVNLIQYFMDLNPEIDFPTAVRYALNEVYGAYAITALHEDYPGVLVVGRLGSPLAIGIGEKEYFIASDASPFVEFTKEAIYLEEGHMATISLEGGVDIRTISENSKIEPEIQELKLSLEQIEKGGYEHFMLKEIFEQPKSVHDTMRGRLLVDEGVIKMAGIWDHVEKFKNANRIIIIACGTSWHAGLIGEYLIEEYARIPVEVEYASEFRYRNPIITDRDVVIAISQSGETADTMAALKLAKEKGAFIYGICNVVDSSIARITDAGSYTHAGPEIGVASTKAFTAQLTILTLIAFKLGKHNGNLGNAEFMSLIAELDAIPKKIEEVLNTTHELTQNIAKDFVKATNFLYLGRGYNYPAALEGALKLKEISYIHAEGYPAAEMKHGPIALIDENMPIVIIAPKKGHYDKIVSNVQEIKARKGKIIAVVNKGDRQVSEMADYVIEIPETSECFSPIVASVPLQLLAYYIAVYRGANVDQPRNLAKSVTVE; this is encoded by the coding sequence ATGTGCGGAATAGTAGGATATACAGGTTTTCAAGACGCTTACGAAATTGTAATCAATGGTCTTAGAAGATTAGAATATAGAGGGTATGACAGTGCCGGTATTGTTTTGGAAGGTTCAAATAATAAGTTTGAAGTAGAAAAAACAAAAGGTAAGGTTGAAGATTTGGTGAATATTTCGAAGGATCTTAAAGGAACGGCCAAAATCGGGATGGGGCACACACGTTGGGCTACCCATGGGGTTCCTAGTGACAGAAATTCACACCCGCATTTGTCAAACAACGGAAAAATAGCAATTGTACACAATGGTATTATTGAAAACTATGATACGATTAAAACAATGCTTACTGAAAAAGGATTTACTTTCAAATCAGAAACTGATACGGAAGTATTGGTAAACCTTATCCAGTATTTCATGGATCTGAATCCTGAAATAGATTTTCCTACAGCAGTAAGATATGCACTGAACGAAGTATACGGAGCATATGCTATTACAGCGCTTCATGAAGATTATCCAGGAGTATTGGTTGTAGGAAGACTAGGATCTCCTCTGGCCATCGGAATCGGAGAAAAAGAATATTTCATTGCTTCGGATGCTTCTCCATTCGTAGAATTTACAAAAGAAGCGATTTACCTTGAAGAAGGACATATGGCAACCATTTCTCTTGAAGGAGGGGTAGATATCAGAACCATCAGCGAAAACTCTAAAATAGAACCTGAAATTCAGGAGCTTAAACTGAGTCTGGAGCAGATTGAAAAAGGAGGGTACGAGCATTTCATGCTTAAAGAAATCTTTGAACAGCCTAAGTCTGTACACGATACCATGAGAGGAAGACTTCTTGTAGATGAAGGAGTTATCAAAATGGCGGGGATCTGGGATCATGTAGAAAAATTCAAAAATGCGAACAGAATCATCATTATCGCCTGCGGAACATCATGGCATGCAGGACTGATCGGAGAATATCTTATTGAAGAGTATGCAAGAATCCCTGTAGAAGTGGAGTATGCTTCAGAGTTCAGATACAGAAACCCGATTATTACAGACAGAGATGTGGTGATTGCCATTTCCCAGTCAGGAGAAACGGCAGATACAATGGCTGCTCTAAAGCTGGCAAAAGAAAAAGGAGCATTTATATACGGTATATGTAATGTTGTAGATTCTTCAATTGCAAGAATTACAGATGCAGGTTCATACACCCATGCCGGTCCGGAGATCGGGGTTGCTTCTACAAAAGCATTCACAGCACAGCTTACGATTCTTACTTTAATTGCATTTAAATTAGGAAAACATAACGGAAATTTAGGTAATGCCGAATTCATGAGCTTAATTGCAGAGCTTGATGCTATTCCTAAGAAAATTGAAGAAGTGCTGAATACGACCCATGAGCTTACGCAGAATATTGCAAAAGATTTTGTGAAAGCTACCAATTTCCTTTATTTGGGAAGAGGGTACAATTATCCTGCTGCCCTTGAAGGAGCTTTAAAATTAAAAGAAATTTCTTATATCCATGCAGAAGGTTACCCGGCTGCAGAAATGAAACACGGTCCGATTGCCCTGATCGATGAAAATATGCCAATTGTAATTATAGCACCTAAAAAAGGTCACTATGATAAAATTGTAAGTAATGTTCAGGAAATTAAAGCGAGAAAAGGAAAAATTATCGCTGTTGTAAATAAAGGAGACCGTCAGGTAAGTGAAATGGCAGATTATGTTATTGAAATTCCTGAAACGTCAGAATGTTTCTCTCCAATCGTTGCTTCCGTACCTCTGCAACTGCTTGCTTACTACATCGCAGTATATAGAGGAGCCAACGTAGACCAACCGAGAAACCTGGCAAAATCTGTAACCGTGGAATAA
- the porL gene encoding type IX secretion system motor protein PorL/GldL — protein MFKTKDAWMNFFYSFGAAIVILGAWLKITHITLGPINGNIALTVGLITEAIIFIIFAFDPPKTEESYAWENVYPELLDKHANPNPLHSNVTTKNTNAQFAELENSLSNKLDQMLKDAKLDVQLFESLRTGINKFSSSVDQINQTVDVSASTHKYNEQLNKAAQHMESMNALYAMQLENGKKQSEYANKYVADMQKSAEQSEKFNQELQGLTSNLNNLNRVYGGMLTAMKS, from the coding sequence ATGTTTAAGACTAAAGATGCTTGGATGAATTTCTTCTATTCATTCGGTGCTGCAATTGTAATTCTTGGAGCTTGGCTTAAAATTACTCACATTACTCTGGGACCAATTAATGGTAATATCGCTCTTACTGTAGGGCTTATTACTGAAGCTATTATCTTTATCATTTTCGCATTCGACCCTCCAAAAACTGAAGAGTCTTATGCATGGGAAAATGTTTATCCTGAACTATTAGATAAGCATGCGAACCCAAATCCATTGCATTCTAACGTAACAACTAAAAATACTAATGCACAGTTTGCTGAATTAGAAAACTCTCTTTCTAATAAATTAGATCAAATGCTTAAAGATGCAAAATTAGACGTTCAGTTATTCGAAAGTCTGAGAACAGGTATCAATAAATTTTCAAGCTCAGTTGATCAGATCAACCAAACTGTTGACGTATCTGCTTCTACTCATAAATATAATGAGCAATTAAATAAAGCTGCTCAGCATATGGAAAGTATGAATGCATTATATGCAATGCAACTTGAAAACGGTAAAAAACAGTCTGAATATGCTAACAAATATGTAGCAGATATGCAGAAATCTGCAGAGCAGTCTGAGAAATTCAATCAAGAGCTACAAGGTTTAACATCTAATCTTAATAATCTAAATAGAGTTTATGGTGGTATGCTAACTGCGATGAAGTCTTAA
- a CDS encoding META domain-containing protein: MKSLYYYLSALVIATFLVVSCKPQASAQKPTTDITGKTWKLTELYGKPINLKNPKNNPHFKLNMDGMRYEGHAGCNGFGGTFEIKPEIMRIKFNQGMSTMMACEDLEIENQFTKAVLAADNYSVNGNTLTLNKARMAPLAKFVLE; encoded by the coding sequence ATGAAGAGTTTATATTATTATTTATCCGCTCTGGTTATTGCTACCTTTCTGGTTGTTTCCTGTAAGCCACAGGCTTCTGCACAAAAGCCAACTACTGATATTACAGGTAAAACATGGAAATTAACTGAGCTTTACGGGAAACCTATCAATTTGAAAAATCCTAAAAACAATCCTCATTTCAAACTGAATATGGACGGGATGAGATATGAAGGTCATGCCGGATGTAACGGATTTGGAGGGACATTTGAGATCAAACCTGAAATTATGAGAATTAAATTTAATCAGGGGATGTCTACCATGATGGCTTGTGAAGATCTGGAAATTGAAAACCAGTTCACAAAAGCAGTTCTTGCTGCAGATAACTATTCTGTAAACGGGAATACACTGACTCTGAACAAAGCAAGAATGGCACCTTTAGCTAAATTTGTTCTTGAATAA
- a CDS encoding DUF4270 family protein, with protein MTHTLKRTFAMLLLAIFGSTILYNCEPETDSLGEQLFDQDAAEGNEISYDIIAYNYNNNDSIRSDASRMITGLTESGQSISVGVLGAFTEGQFGMQKASYVTQLRMPVNNFDFNGPNPKVDSVVLVLRPPANTLSNTYFFEKDSLTTNNYEKSDFPVGTENVAVAIEKKSYPVRKYGKIGGAFKSMKINVHEVTTFLDTNNDAFTRSNANVSTGALLGSGVFDGKVNTVSITRKSDNSNVFTGNLGFRIKLSNTDFFQTQVLDKKGKPELQDASNFIRHIKGIKLSVEETDRYLFQFSPNDMELIMYYKYDKTDNGVVTHPQTSLKFNLGGANAHIGLYEYNRSGSAAEGALATSNPTNGDAKLFVQSMGGPSAVLKIKDETIEALKAAYAKDKIGIVGAKIRLFVDPSSWVNKNSTEDRRFIIFNKDLANLSKFSLDTKAGLSLYYYGKTKDDKEYYDFVVTKTLKDIIEGKTEKDSNGQEVAVANREFYINLGSFVGTSTGALLGVQNTTRAIDMNRVVLVGSESTNANRAQLKVTYATKK; from the coding sequence ATGACTCATACTCTTAAAAGGACTTTCGCCATGCTTTTACTGGCGATTTTCGGAAGTACAATCCTTTATAACTGTGAACCTGAAACAGATTCTCTTGGAGAACAGCTGTTTGATCAGGATGCAGCAGAAGGAAACGAGATTTCTTATGATATTATTGCTTATAATTATAATAATAATGACTCTATCAGAAGTGATGCTTCCAGAATGATCACAGGACTTACTGAAAGCGGGCAAAGTATATCGGTTGGCGTTCTTGGAGCTTTTACTGAAGGACAGTTTGGAATGCAGAAAGCATCCTATGTTACCCAGTTGAGAATGCCGGTTAACAATTTTGATTTTAACGGACCCAATCCAAAAGTAGATTCGGTTGTTTTAGTATTGAGACCACCGGCAAATACGCTTTCCAATACTTACTTTTTTGAAAAAGATTCATTAACCACGAATAATTACGAGAAAAGTGATTTCCCTGTAGGAACTGAAAATGTTGCTGTTGCTATAGAGAAGAAGAGCTACCCGGTTCGTAAATACGGTAAAATCGGAGGGGCTTTCAAATCAATGAAGATCAATGTACATGAGGTAACCACATTCCTGGATACCAACAATGACGCGTTTACCCGTTCTAATGCCAATGTAAGTACAGGAGCATTATTAGGATCAGGCGTTTTTGACGGAAAAGTAAATACGGTTTCCATCACAAGAAAATCTGATAATTCAAACGTGTTTACAGGTAACCTTGGATTCAGAATAAAATTAAGCAACACAGATTTCTTCCAGACTCAGGTGTTGGATAAAAAAGGAAAACCTGAGCTTCAGGATGCATCCAACTTTATCAGACATATTAAAGGGATCAAACTTTCTGTAGAAGAAACAGACCGTTACCTTTTCCAGTTCTCACCTAATGATATGGAGCTTATCATGTATTATAAATATGATAAAACAGATAACGGGGTAGTAACCCACCCACAGACATCACTTAAATTCAATTTAGGAGGTGCCAATGCCCATATCGGTCTGTACGAATACAACAGATCCGGATCTGCGGCTGAAGGAGCGTTAGCAACAAGCAATCCTACTAATGGTGATGCGAAACTTTTTGTTCAGAGTATGGGAGGACCTTCAGCAGTACTAAAAATCAAAGATGAAACTATTGAGGCTCTTAAAGCAGCATATGCAAAGGATAAAATAGGTATTGTAGGAGCCAAAATCAGATTATTTGTAGATCCTTCAAGCTGGGTTAATAAAAATTCAACGGAGGACCGCAGATTTATCATCTTTAATAAAGATTTAGCTAATCTTTCCAAATTTTCTTTAGATACAAAGGCTGGACTTAGCTTATATTATTATGGAAAAACTAAGGATGATAAGGAGTACTATGATTTTGTGGTGACAAAAACCTTGAAAGATATTATTGAAGGTAAAACGGAAAAAGATAGTAATGGGCAGGAAGTTGCCGTAGCTAATAGAGAATTTTACATCAATTTAGGATCATTCGTAGGAACATCCACAGGAGCTCTTCTGGGAGTTCAGAACACAACCAGAGCTATTGATATGAACAGAGTGGTGCTGGTGGGAAGCGAATCAACAAACGCTAACAGAGCTCAGCTGAAAGTAACGTACGCTACAAAAAAATAA
- the porK gene encoding T9SS ring complex lipoprotein PorK/GldK has translation MKRIFLLLLSASVASVSCSGGGSSSVGKPGTKGELIPREKTKSFVAERPYGMVAIPAGSFVAGLADQDPTNTPEKASLKSVTVSSFFMDEAETTNAEYRVFINYVRDSIARTLLAEAAGEGGDEGGRKGASIGDYAYLAKKEENLTPYQEYMEGQGGREDGTYDASKRLDWKIPLHWSTSKYPDVEYAEVLESMYLPSSSRIGNERILDVSKLKYTYRWGDMDAAVADNERGINYLKSESIAIYPDTTVWVKDFHFAYNEPLFEQYFWHKAYKDYPVVGVTWDQARAYCNFRSKLKTDYNESLKRKKQRPLQFRLPTEIEWEYAARGGMQNATYPWGGPYLMDDRGCYLANFKPKRGNYMEDEKKGTYTYTAPVKKFKKNGFGLFDMAGNVAEWTVSAYNNSSYGFSSTLNPSTKDKKDTKKSVRGGSWKDIGYALMTGARDWERKDSARSYIGFRTVQDIPEAAVKPRRVNR, from the coding sequence ATGAAAAGGATATTTCTTTTATTATTGTCTGCGTCGGTAGCATCGGTATCTTGTTCAGGTGGTGGCAGCTCTTCTGTAGGGAAGCCAGGAACAAAAGGAGAATTGATACCAAGAGAAAAAACAAAATCATTTGTTGCGGAAAGACCATACGGAATGGTTGCAATTCCTGCAGGTTCATTTGTTGCTGGTTTAGCAGATCAGGATCCGACAAATACACCTGAAAAAGCATCATTGAAAAGTGTTACTGTTTCTTCCTTCTTTATGGATGAAGCAGAAACTACCAATGCGGAGTACAGGGTATTTATCAACTACGTAAGAGATTCTATCGCAAGAACTTTACTTGCTGAAGCTGCCGGAGAAGGTGGTGACGAAGGTGGACGTAAAGGAGCAAGCATAGGTGATTATGCATACCTTGCTAAAAAAGAAGAAAATTTAACACCTTATCAAGAATATATGGAAGGCCAGGGTGGCCGTGAAGACGGAACCTATGATGCAAGCAAAAGATTAGACTGGAAAATTCCATTACACTGGAGCACATCAAAATATCCGGATGTAGAATACGCAGAAGTTTTAGAATCTATGTATCTGCCTTCTTCTTCAAGAATTGGAAACGAAAGAATTTTAGATGTCAGCAAGCTTAAATATACTTACCGTTGGGGAGATATGGATGCTGCTGTTGCTGATAACGAAAGAGGAATCAACTATCTGAAAAGTGAGAGTATCGCCATCTATCCGGATACTACCGTTTGGGTAAAAGATTTCCACTTTGCTTACAATGAGCCATTGTTTGAGCAGTATTTCTGGCACAAGGCTTACAAAGACTATCCTGTAGTAGGGGTAACCTGGGATCAGGCAAGAGCTTATTGTAACTTCAGATCTAAATTGAAAACCGATTACAACGAAAGTTTAAAAAGAAAAAAACAAAGACCATTGCAGTTCCGTCTTCCAACTGAGATCGAATGGGAATATGCTGCAAGAGGGGGAATGCAGAATGCTACTTACCCTTGGGGAGGTCCATACTTAATGGACGACAGAGGTTGCTACCTGGCAAACTTCAAACCTAAGAGAGGTAACTACATGGAAGACGAGAAAAAAGGTACTTATACATATACAGCTCCAGTTAAGAAATTTAAGAAAAATGGGTTTGGGCTATTTGATATGGCTGGAAACGTTGCTGAGTGGACAGTATCTGCTTATAACAACTCTTCATACGGGTTCTCTTCTACATTAAATCCTTCTACTAAAGATAAAAAGGATACTAAGAAATCTGTAAGAGGAGGATCTTGGAAAGATATAGGATATGCTTTGATGACAGGAGCAAGAGACTGGGAAAGAAAAGATTCCGCAAGAAGCTATATCGGGTTCAGAACTGTTCAGGATATTCCTGAAGCAGCTGTAAAGCCAAGAAGAGTTAACAGATAA
- the porM gene encoding type IX secretion system motor protein PorM/GldM: MAQGKQTPRQKMINLMYLVFIAMMALNIDAEIIRSYYDSTRALNETRTLTERKNEKIFEKTLEAKAQQVPDTYSKPWEDYKVLKSKIDVLVKSAQDIKDLLKKQSEFHDKDPKTGKDIDVSENFAALNNNEATTEYFFKEGDENSPSKNAMDLKAKIDDVRNYINATFGNNPQLRDLVERANKSLIAEYAKGKSPNEKTWFQNKFYHQPLIAAISNLEIIQNDARNVQSDALALLLQEKVDASIKFTSYEPIVSGPTDIQAGKQAEVKVMLGTYSNSNKISISGVSKQENGKGIIPISGAGIGEHKLGGTITLTDASGKPQSFPWTHTYNVIAGPREVKLEKGLLLSADKMNVMYRGLENPVSGSILGADNSKLSLSAPGASVRNTGPGKWIVKPTTGTTVKLTLSGIDPYGKSVSQVFEYRIKNVPPPQGQMRGQNVLSMPATSIPNQSVQAAIPDFDFPVSFTVTQFMVRVPGRAALLIHGNSLNDAAGLIKNLRSGDVVSVFDIKATAQGLEGQQIKNITPILINVQ, encoded by the coding sequence ATGGCACAAGGAAAACAGACCCCTCGTCAGAAGATGATCAACCTGATGTATCTGGTGTTCATCGCAATGATGGCCCTCAACATTGATGCAGAAATCATCAGATCATACTATGACTCTACCAGAGCATTAAATGAAACAAGAACTTTAACAGAGAGAAAGAACGAAAAAATCTTTGAAAAAACGCTGGAAGCCAAGGCTCAGCAGGTTCCGGATACTTATTCAAAACCTTGGGAAGACTATAAAGTCCTGAAATCCAAGATCGATGTATTGGTAAAATCGGCACAGGATATCAAAGATTTGTTGAAAAAACAATCTGAGTTCCACGATAAAGATCCTAAAACAGGAAAAGATATTGACGTAAGTGAGAATTTTGCTGCACTTAACAATAACGAAGCGACTACTGAATACTTCTTTAAAGAAGGAGACGAAAATTCACCTTCAAAAAATGCGATGGACCTGAAAGCAAAAATAGACGATGTAAGAAATTATATCAATGCTACTTTTGGTAACAATCCTCAGCTTAGAGATTTAGTGGAAAGAGCGAACAAGTCTCTGATTGCGGAATACGCTAAAGGCAAATCTCCGAATGAAAAGACATGGTTCCAGAATAAATTCTACCACCAGCCGCTGATCGCTGCAATATCTAATTTGGAAATTATCCAAAATGATGCCAGAAACGTACAGTCTGATGCATTAGCATTATTACTTCAGGAAAAAGTAGATGCAAGCATCAAATTTACAAGCTATGAGCCTATCGTTTCTGGACCTACGGATATCCAGGCTGGTAAGCAGGCTGAAGTGAAAGTAATGTTAGGTACATATTCTAACAGTAACAAGATCAGTATTTCCGGAGTTAGCAAACAAGAAAACGGTAAAGGGATCATCCCTATTTCCGGTGCTGGAATCGGTGAACATAAATTAGGAGGTACTATTACATTGACAGATGCTTCAGGTAAGCCGCAAAGCTTCCCTTGGACACATACTTATAATGTAATTGCAGGACCTAGAGAAGTAAAACTTGAAAAAGGATTATTGCTTTCTGCTGATAAAATGAATGTAATGTACAGAGGGCTTGAAAACCCGGTATCAGGATCGATCTTAGGTGCTGATAACTCTAAACTTTCATTATCAGCTCCGGGAGCTTCTGTAAGAAATACAGGACCTGGAAAATGGATCGTAAAACCTACAACCGGTACCACTGTTAAGTTAACATTATCCGGAATAGATCCTTATGGTAAGTCTGTATCTCAGGTATTTGAATACAGAATCAAGAATGTTCCGCCACCTCAGGGTCAGATGAGAGGTCAGAATGTATTGTCGATGCCGGCAACTTCTATCCCGAACCAATCTGTACAGGCAGCTATTCCTGACTTTGACTTCCCGGTATCGTTTACTGTAACGCAGTTCATGGTAAGAGTACCTGGTAGAGCAGCTTTATTAATCCACGGTAACTCATTGAATGATGCTGCAGGATTGATCAAGAATCTGAGAAGCGGGGATGTAGTTTCTGTTTTCGATATTAAAGCAACAGCTCAGGGTCTGGAAGGACAACAGATTAAAAATATTACTCCTATATTAATTAATGTTCAATAG
- a CDS encoding SemiSWEET transporter — MNENILGITAGVLTSISMIPQLIKVIREKNVEDISLVMLLVLISGLSLWVWYGFVKDELPIILSNSFAVLVNISLLICYMIYNRK, encoded by the coding sequence ATGAATGAGAACATTTTAGGGATTACAGCAGGAGTTCTGACTTCCATTTCAATGATTCCGCAATTGATCAAGGTGATCAGGGAGAAAAATGTAGAAGATATTTCTTTGGTTATGCTGCTGGTCCTTATTTCAGGACTTTCATTATGGGTATGGTATGGTTTTGTGAAGGATGAACTGCCTATCATTTTGTCCAATTCATTTGCCGTTCTCGTCAATATAAGCCTTTTGATATGCTATATGATCTATAACAGAAAGTAA
- the porN gene encoding type IX secretion system ring subunit PorN/GldN → MKKYISTLLVLVSGFAFSQTILNASSPEEFRQMREENKQKVGDTIIDKTVKPLEYGFVEDKDILKSMFVWEIIDMNDKINQPFYYDNPDGLLSTPTRSLYQLLLDAALSGKIEQVYDDENFTVKLSPEGIQKRLENVRVNDAAIDILNSGRQLTEKEKKEYTDVFKTTTDKVKVLKIMGMWFIDKRDGQMKYRPLGIAAMGPDPAVQGVIGPDGKPIAGNDELIDLFWIFYPNARDILANNYVFNRKNSSADLSFDDIINARRFSSIIYKSSSGLGDGTIKDYIPRNADEQLEESDRIKAQILEMENDMWNY, encoded by the coding sequence ATGAAAAAATATATTAGCACCCTTTTAGTATTAGTTTCGGGATTTGCTTTTTCCCAGACTATTCTGAATGCTTCTTCTCCGGAAGAGTTCAGACAGATGAGAGAGGAAAACAAACAAAAAGTTGGTGATACTATTATAGATAAAACAGTAAAACCTCTTGAATATGGATTTGTTGAAGATAAAGACATCCTGAAGAGTATGTTTGTTTGGGAGATCATCGATATGAATGACAAGATCAACCAGCCTTTCTACTATGATAACCCGGATGGTCTTCTTTCTACTCCTACAAGATCGCTGTATCAGTTATTATTAGATGCTGCTTTAAGTGGAAAAATCGAGCAGGTTTATGATGACGAAAACTTCACAGTAAAGCTTTCACCTGAAGGAATCCAGAAAAGATTGGAGAACGTTAGAGTGAATGATGCTGCTATCGATATCTTAAACTCAGGAAGACAATTAACTGAAAAAGAGAAAAAAGAATATACCGACGTATTTAAGACGACTACTGACAAAGTAAAAGTTCTTAAAATCATGGGAATGTGGTTCATAGATAAGAGAGACGGACAGATGAAGTACAGACCTCTTGGTATTGCTGCTATGGGACCTGATCCTGCAGTACAGGGAGTTATCGGTCCGGACGGAAAACCAATTGCAGGAAACGATGAGCTGATCGACCTGTTCTGGATCTTCTATCCGAATGCAAGAGACATTTTAGCGAACAATTATGTTTTCAACAGAAAGAATTCATCTGCTGACCTGTCTTTTGATGATATCATCAACGCAAGAAGATTCTCATCCATCATCTATAAATCCTCAAGCGGTCTGGGAGACGGTACGATCAAGGACTATATCCCGAGAAATGCTGATGAACAGCTGGAAGAAAGCGATAGAATCAAAGCGCAGATCCTTGAAATGGAAAATGATATGTGGAATTACTAG